The following proteins are encoded in a genomic region of Oncorhynchus kisutch isolate 150728-3 linkage group LG6, Okis_V2, whole genome shotgun sequence:
- the LOC109893313 gene encoding NF-kappa-B inhibitor-interacting Ras-like protein 2 — translation MGKSCKVVVCGLAAVGKTAVLEQLLYANHIAGSEPMETLEDIYIGSIETDRGTREQVRFYDTRGLRDGLEFPRHYFSFADGFVLVYSIDSKESFKRMEALKKDIDRYRDKKEVNIVVLGNKLDMQEQRRVDSEVAQYWAKTEKVRLWEVSVADRRTLIEPFVHLASKMTQPQSKSSFPLSRNKNKGSGAVDS, via the exons ATGGGCAAGAGTTGTAAAGTGGTGGTGTGTGGTCTGGCTGCCGTTGGCAAGACTGCTGTCCTGGAGCAACTGCTGTATGCCAATCATATTGCGG gctCAGAGCCCATGGAGACCCTGGAGGATATCTATATTGGCTCCATAGAAACAGACCGTGGCACTCGAGAGCAAGTGCGCTTCTACGACACTCGGGGTCTTCGTGATGGTCTGGAGTTCCCTCGCCACTACTTCTCCTTTGCGGACGGTTTTGTCCTGGTCTACAGCATCGACAGTAAGGAGTCCTTCAAACGGATGGAGGCCCTCAAGAAAGACATTGACCGCTACCGTGATAAGAAAGAG GTGAACATAGTGGTGCTGGGCAACAAGCTAGACATGCAGGAGCAGAGGAGAGTGGACTCTGAAGTGGCCCAGTACTGGGCCAAGACAGAAAAGGTGCGTCTGTGGGAGGTGTCTGTGGCAGACCGGAGGACCCTCATCGAGCCTTTTGTCCACCTGGCCAGCAAGATGACCCAGCCTCAGAGCAAATCATCCTTCCCCCTCAGCCGCAATAAGAACAAGGGGAGTGGCGCTGTCGATAGCTGA